Within the Thermanaeromonas toyohensis ToBE genome, the region GTTTTAACTAAATCTTGTAGCGTATAATTAAGGAAGACATTGAGGCGGCGCTAAGGTTCGCCGGTTCTTTTGTTAACTACGGGGAGCAAGAATGGCCCCGGAAAACCCTATTTAAGGTGCGAAAGGTAAGGGGATAACAAAATGCAAGATATTTTAGAACTTATTCTAGAGAGGATCCGTGAGGTGGCCGACCCTGACAAAATCATTCTTTTTGGTTCCCGCAGCCGGGGCGACCAGGATCCCCATAGCGATTACGATCTTTTAGTGCTAAAAAGCGGGGTGAGCAACCGTCGGGCCCTGGCTCAGAAGATATATAAGAGCCTGGCTGGGATACCGGTTTCAGTTGACATAATAGTGGAGACGCCGGAAAGGGTGGAAACATATCGAGAGGCGTCCGGGTTTGTTTACCGGGAAGCCTTAAAGGGGATAGTGGTTTATGAGAAAAGGGAATAAAGATAGGGCCTGGGAAGTGTGGTTACAGAGGGCTAAAAGCAACCTAGCCCGGGCCAAGCAGGGCCGCCAGTCCGAAGATATACTTTTTGAAGATCTCTGCTTTGATGCCCAGCAGGCGGCGGAAAAGGCCCTAAAAGCCCTGCTTCTCTACCTTAACCTTGATTATCCCCGCACCCATTCCATCGGGCATCTTTTAAGCTTAATAGAGCGGCGGGGAAAAATTCCTATACCACAAGAGGTAAGGGAAGCAGTAACCCTGACAGATTATGCTGTCACCACCCGCTACCCCGGCGACTGGGACCCGGTGGATGAGGAGGAATACCAAGAGGCTGTGCGCCTGGCTGAAACCACTTATAACTGGGTTTTGGAGGAAATTGGAAAGCAGGGATACCGCCCTCGGTTGACATAATAGTGAAAGTTGAAGGGATAGGAACATACCGGGAGGGGAGTTGAAGCGGAGTGAAAGCAGAGCCTTAAAGGCCTTCCTGAATATCATTGATAGGAGCTAGCTTTTAGGATAAAATGGGGGTGAGAGGGTTGGGTTTGGAGGAATTATCGCCTCCCTGTTGCGGCGTTGATGCGTGTATGATAGATCCTAAGCCTCGTCCGAATCACAGGATTTATATAGAGGTTTTAAGGGAGATGACCCCAGAGCAGCGGTTGGCCAAAGCCTTTGAGCTATCCGCCTTAGGCAAAGAACTTTTTTTGCATGGATTACGAGAAAGGTATCCAGATCTTTCGGAAGAAGAAATAAGAAAAATATACCTGGAGCGCATTAGTAAATGTCACAACAGAAATTATTAGAGAAGGTTATTTGTGCTCTAGAAAACGCAGGTATCCAATATATGTTAACTGGTTCCCTCGTTTCAAGCCTTCAGGGAGAACCCAGATTAACCCATGATATTGACATAGTTATCTCCCTTCCCAAGGACGCTGTAAACAAACTATTGGCCGCATTTTCTCCCCCAGATTATTATCTTAGCAAGGAAAGTATTTTAGCTGCTATTGATGAAAAAAGCATGTTTAACTTACTCGATGTAAGGGAAGGGGATAAAATAGATTTCTGGATATTGACAGATGAACCCTTTGATAAATCTCGCTTTTCTCGCCGGATAGTTACAACGTTTATGGGGCTTAGGATGTATGTCTCTGCTCCTGAAGATACAATACTTGCCAAATTAAGGTGGGCCAAGTTGGCAGGAGGAAGTGAAAAGCAACTCACTGATGCCTTGCGGGTATATGAAGTCCAATTTGGAAAGTTGGATATGGAGTACATGGAGTACTGGGCGAAACAGTTAAACGTGGGAGATTTGCTAGGGGAGATCAAAAGAAAAAGTTGCATAAAATAAGGCCCTCTAATCTTTTTTAAGTAGACTACAGGGCCTTAACTTTTTTGCCTCTTTTGGCTCTTTTACTTTTTCTCCAGCCAGAGCATTATTACCTGCTCGCCTGCTTCCTTATCTAATATGCTAAGCTGCTTTTCCAGGAATTCGGCTTGGCTGATAAGCTCTTCCCGCTCTTTTTCTGTGGAAGCTGCATTGGCTTTGGCTACCGCTTCACGGTACTGCTCTAAAGTGGCGCTAAAACGGGCAGTAATATCCTCGCTTTCTTCGCGCTTATCTAACAAGGTGCCAAGTTTTGAAAGACTTTCTACTAAGCTGGAAGCTTTTTGCGGTGTTACGGTGAACCTTATGCCTGCTCGTACACTATTTCCTGTATTCTGCACCGCGACAATCTCGAAGGCAGCTCCCACCCCCGTCCCTGCCTTAAGGGCCGCGGCCAGTGCCTTTTCCATATCGTCTGCTGCCACTTTAAGGAAGGTACTATTTATCTTGCGCTCTTTATTTAAGAAGGTGACCGGTAAAAGATTCTGGCCTTGAGCTACTGCCTGGGGCTCAGGAGGAGTACCCTGCCTTGACGGGCCAGGCTTTAGACCAGGAGAAGAACTTCTCTCTTCCGGCCCAGGAACACTCTCTCTTCCCTTATCCTCCCCCAGAGAGAACTTTTCCCTATTTTCTTTGGGTAGGGACTGCGCTTTTTCCCCGGGCGCTTTGTAATCCTGGTCACCTTTGGAATCTACCACGCCAGATGGTGTGGTATTTCCTTCTTGCTCCTTAAAGGATATCCCGCTGTTAAGATCCGGTTTTGGGCCGCTCGCTTCCGACTCTACTTGCCCTACCTGGGGCAGGGGGTTTAAGGCTGCCAGTATCTTGGCGGGAACCCAGCCCCGGGCTGCGTAAGCTAGGGAGCTCCCTGCTAGGGTTAGGGCCACGCCTGCAGCAGCGACCCATCTCTTCCACCCAGAGAGATAAGGACGGTGGCCTTCTATTTCCTTAAGCCGTGCCATTACCCCTGCCACCAGCCCAGCTGGAGCTAGAGGAGTGAAGCCTGGGAGGGAACGCAAAGCCTCTAGAAGGGTTTTAAGCCCAGTAAGCTCCTCATAGCAGGCAGGACATAAGCCTACATGGGCTAAAACTTCAGCCTCTTCTTTAGGGCTTAAGTAATTATCAAGATGTAGGGAGAAAAGCCTCCTTGCTTCCTGGCAGTTCATTTTGTCGCACCAGCTTTACGTTAAGTCTACAGCGATTTTCTACCGTTTTCCCAGGCCCTCTCTACCTTAAAACCTTAAATTTATTACGTTATTCTCTACTACATCTCTCTTTAAGGCCGGGTGTATCCCTCGCCCGGACTTCTTTTTACAGCGACCTTCCCCGCCTTACCCTCTTTTAGCTTTGAGGCTCCTTCCCCTTCCAGTTCAGCTACCTTCTCCTTCAGAGCCTGGCGGGCCCTGTTTAGCCTAGATTTAACTGTGCCCAGGGAACACCCCAAAACCTTGGCTATGTCCTCGTAGTTTAACCCCTGGAACTCCCTTAGCACCAGCACTGCGCGGTACTCGGGAGGTAGGTTTTCCAGGGCTTGTCGTATGTAACGCTGCTTTTCCTTTTCGGCCAGGACTTCCTGGGGGTCAGATCCTGTAGCTGCTAGATCCCGGCTGACCTCCCCCTCCTCCGTGAGGAGCGGTTCATCCAGGGAATAAGCTATATTGTCTTTTTTATTTTTGCGCCGGGAATTAAGGTATACATTAACCGTTATACGGTGTAACCATGTGCCTAGATCAGCTTCAAACCGGAATTTCTCTAGGTTAAGGTAAGCTCGTACAAATACCTCCTGGGCCAAGTCCTGGGCGTCGGCGTGATTACCGGTTAGCTGGTAACTAAGAGCGTATACTTTATCCTGGTAAGCTATCACTATCTTTTCAAATTCTTTTTTCTTATCACCAAGGATCAAGCCCAACACCCCTGGAGGCCCGGAAAATCCCCGGACACTTATTTAGACAAGAAAACAGGCACAAAAGTTCCCGAACCATGTACCTAAAAAGAAAAATATTTTGCATAAGTGTGCATCAAGCGGGCGTTGCATATTTTACATGGATATTCTATTGGTATGATAGCAAAAATCGCCACCTACCGATACTCCCTTTTTACACTAAGAGACCTCTATAAGAGACCTCTATGTTAAGAAGCGATTTTTCCCTCCTTTAACCTTAAAAAAATTTTTGGCCTGGGAACTTTTTAGCCCTTACCGGTGTCTAATAAAATAGGTTCGCAAGGTAAAGGAAGCCAGCTCAAGTAGGGGGCTGGTAGAAAAGCTATTTCTTGCCTGGCTCTAACAGGCGGGAGACTGAAAAACCATAGAATAAGGAGGGAGGGCTCTGGTAAGATAGGTGCGCCAGGCCAAAAAGAGCAAGGATCACCTCTAAAATTAAGCGCTATAAAATACTTTGGAATTAGGAGGGGAAAGGTTTGAGGAGAATACGGAGGAAGTGGCTCTCTATACTGCTAACGCTAGCCTTGCTAGTTGGCTTGATGGTACCCTTTGCCGGGTCAGCGGTGGCAGAAACAACTTATGTAAATTTTAGTGGAGCATATTCTTACGTTACTTCAACAGGTGACAACAAAGCTGTCACGGGGTATGTATATCTTACAGAGAAGCTTTCTGGAGCCATTGGTGCTACTACCTATGTTACTTTGACATTGCCGGATGGCGTAGAATATATGGCTGCACCTTCGACAACAACCAATTACGTTTATCAAGGAGATGGAATTACGGCTCCCAACGCTACCTTGTTAGGAGGCACGACAAAAGAAATTGATTTAAAGTGGGATAGCGCTACTGGCGGTTTGAAGTTTGTATTTAATGCTTCTAATTACTCGGCCTTGAAGATTGCCTCTACCTTTAGTGGTGATCTTAATGTTTCTGTGCGAGTATGGAGAGTTGATAATAACGGTGCGGTCCTGTGGGATGAAAGCAGCAATGTTACTATTGCTAAAGTAATTGCTGGGAAAGTTAGCGTTACAGCAGCTTCTCCTACCAATGTATATGTTGGTACGAATCAGACTGCCGCTACTATAACTATCCAAGAAAATGTTCCGGGTACTGTGAGTGGAGATGTATACGTAACGTTGTTAACTTCGGATGTAACTTTTGGAGACACAACTGGTATATTATCGAATGTAGGAATTAATGCAAATGTTGCTGGTACCTCTACCTCTACTAAATTAGTCATTAATACTACTCCTTCTTCAGGTATCGCAGGGAAATTAACAATTACACCTAAACTCAATATTCCACCCACAGTATCTGGTGACATCCAGGTTAAAGTTTCGGGCAGCAACACCAATATTCCTGAGACCACCCTTACCATTGCTAAAGTGGCTCAAGGCGCAGTAACAGTTTCTGCCCTTAACAACAGTGACCAGATTGTATATCAAGGTCAAAGCGCTACTTTAACCACTGATCTTAGCATTAAGCCGCAAACAGGGGCTGTTTTGCCACAAAATAGCTATATTACTTTGCAGCTACCTGAGGGAGCAAAGTGGAACTTCACTTGGAGTGCTGATAGTACACCGTTTGTTGACACAAATGGCGGAACTGTAAACGGAGTGGTCTATAAAGGCGTTTATAATAGCGGCCGGAGCATATGGTTTATTGTAAATACTACTGTATCTAGCGAGATCCAGCTTCGCGATCTCCAGGTTATTGTGTCTCCCACCTTCCCGGTAGGTGACCTGGTGGTTACTGTTGGGGGCAATGCTGGTGTAAGCGGTAGTGTTACCATTGCCCAGGTCAAGGCTCCCTTCACCGTAACTGCTAGTAAGCCTGAAATTAAGCCCGTTGGTGGTAAGCAGGCTGCTGGTAATATTGTGATTACTGAAGCTGCTGCCGGAGTGCTAAAGGTGGGTAAGAATATAACCTTATCGCTGCCTTATGGAGTAAGCTTCAACGGGACACCTACCGCAACTGTCAAGAGCGGAAACATTGGTCTAGGTTCTGTTGATCTGAAAGATAACGTAGTTACTATACCTGTAACCACAGCAAGTACTACTGCTAGCACTATCGAGATCTCTGGCATTTACTACGACACTGATAATCGTGCTGCTCTGGGCGATGTCGTAGTAACCATTGGCGGTACAATAAACGAGTATAATAGCGATCCCGTGGCCAAGATTGCTAACGCTGTTATCGTCTCCCCCACCAAGCGGGTTGCCGTCTTCACCCTGGGCAGCAACGTCTACACGGTGAACGGAACCCAGTACACCATGGATGTGGCCGCTTATACGAAGGACGGCCGGACCTACCTGCCCGTCCGGTATGTGGCCTACGCCCTGGGTGTGGATCCTGCTAACGTGCTGTGGGACGATGCTACCCAGACGGTGACCCTGATTAAGGGCACCAATGTGGTGCAGCTCACCATCGGTAGCAAGGTGCTGAAGCTTAACGGCATCAGCATCAATATGGATGTGGCTCCCGAGCTGGTGAGCGGCCGGACCATGCTACCCTTCAGGTTCATCGCCCAGGCTCTGGGTGCTACCGTGAGTTATGACGAGGCTACCCAGACCGTAACGATGAACCTCGAATAAGGGTTGGCCTTCAGGGCCCGGGTTCCTAGCGGACCCGGGCCTTATTATCTTTATGTTAGCGCAAGGGCTTACCTGGAAGCGGGGTGATGAAGTTGGTAAGGAAGGTGTATAAATCCCTAGAGGCTAGACGGGTGTTCCCGCTGGAAGTTCCACTAGCGGAGATATTGCTGGCCATTTTAATGTTTTTTGTAGGCTGGATAGGCTGGGCCGGGGTGAGCTATGGGGATGAGGCGGTGCCAGAGACTTTAAGCCTGGAGGATGCTGTCCACCTGGCGCTTCTTTCTAGTAAGGAAGTGCAGGTGGCGAGGGAGACTGTTGAGCTTAAAAAAACAATTAAAGATGAGACTTGGGATAAATATAATGCGGTGCTTATTCGCACGCATATACCAGGCACCGATATGTATGTGAGCCTGCCTACAGGCCAGGATCCTACCGGTATGGTCTTTAAGACCGACTACGACTGGAGGAAAGCGGAAAGAGATTACGAGGTTAAGGTGGCTTCTGTGGTAGCTAGCGTGTACCAAAAATATTCTGCTGCTGTGCTCGCCCAGAAGCAGGTAGAGGTGGCTAAGCTTAATGTGGCCCTTAAGGAGAGGGAACTGGCGGATGCCGAGGCCCGGTTTAAGGTGGGAGCGGAAAGTGCTTTAGTTGTAGCCCAGAAGCGAGCAAGCCTGGCTAGCGCTCGTTCGGAACTAGCCCAGGCGGAAGGCAGGTTAAATAAGGCCTATGCTGATCTAGTGGAACTGGTAGGGCTTCCGCGCGGTAGTAAGCCTGCCCTTGTTAGCCAAGTGGACTTTGCGCCCTTAAAGGTGGAAGACCTGGATAAAGAAATTGAGACGATAATAGAAGCCAGCCCGCAAGTGTGGACTGCCCAAGAAACAGTGAAATTGCAGAAGAATACTTACGGGATGGTGAACTCTTACGATGTAGATAAGATAAACCTAAAGCTTGCAGAAATAGGAGTAGACATCACCCGCCAGCAGCTTTACTTAGCACTGCTTCAGCTTTATAACAATGTGAAGGCTTTAGAAGAAAATTACGAGGCCCTACAACAATCCTTAACCACAGCCCAAGAGGGTCTTCGCATAGCTAGATTAAAATATGAGCTAGGTATGGCTACCCGAGCAGAAGTGTTGAGCGCTGAAGCAAGCGTGGTTTCTTTGCTGACCCAATTAGAGAATGTAAAATGGCAGCACGCTATGGCGGTTAGGGCTTTTTATGAACCATGGGCTTGGTCGGGTGGCGGCATAGGGGGTGCAAGTTCTACTAGTGGC harbors:
- a CDS encoding nucleotidyltransferase domain-containing protein produces the protein MQDILELILERIREVADPDKIILFGSRSRGDQDPHSDYDLLVLKSGVSNRRALAQKIYKSLAGIPVSVDIIVETPERVETYREASGFVYREALKGIVVYEKRE
- a CDS encoding HEPN domain-containing protein — translated: MRKGNKDRAWEVWLQRAKSNLARAKQGRQSEDILFEDLCFDAQQAAEKALKALLLYLNLDYPRTHSIGHLLSLIERRGKIPIPQEVREAVTLTDYAVTTRYPGDWDPVDEEEYQEAVRLAETTYNWVLEEIGKQGYRPRLT
- a CDS encoding anti-sigma factor family protein; amino-acid sequence: MNCQEARRLFSLHLDNYLSPKEEAEVLAHVGLCPACYEELTGLKTLLEALRSLPGFTPLAPAGLVAGVMARLKEIEGHRPYLSGWKRWVAAAGVALTLAGSSLAYAARGWVPAKILAALNPLPQVGQVESEASGPKPDLNSGISFKEQEGNTTPSGVVDSKGDQDYKAPGEKAQSLPKENREKFSLGEDKGRESVPGPEERSSSPGLKPGPSRQGTPPEPQAVAQGQNLLPVTFLNKERKINSTFLKVAADDMEKALAAALKAGTGVGAAFEIVAVQNTGNSVRAGIRFTVTPQKASSLVESLSKLGTLLDKREESEDITARFSATLEQYREAVAKANAASTEKEREELISQAEFLEKQLSILDKEAGEQVIMLWLEKK
- a CDS encoding sigma-70 family RNA polymerase sigma factor, giving the protein MGLILGDKKKEFEKIVIAYQDKVYALSYQLTGNHADAQDLAQEVFVRAYLNLEKFRFEADLGTWLHRITVNVYLNSRRKNKKDNIAYSLDEPLLTEEGEVSRDLAATGSDPQEVLAEKEKQRYIRQALENLPPEYRAVLVLREFQGLNYEDIAKVLGCSLGTVKSRLNRARQALKEKVAELEGEGASKLKEGKAGKVAVKRSPGEGYTRP
- a CDS encoding copper amine oxidase N-terminal domain-containing protein, with translation MRRIRRKWLSILLTLALLVGLMVPFAGSAVAETTYVNFSGAYSYVTSTGDNKAVTGYVYLTEKLSGAIGATTYVTLTLPDGVEYMAAPSTTTNYVYQGDGITAPNATLLGGTTKEIDLKWDSATGGLKFVFNASNYSALKIASTFSGDLNVSVRVWRVDNNGAVLWDESSNVTIAKVIAGKVSVTAASPTNVYVGTNQTAATITIQENVPGTVSGDVYVTLLTSDVTFGDTTGILSNVGINANVAGTSTSTKLVINTTPSSGIAGKLTITPKLNIPPTVSGDIQVKVSGSNTNIPETTLTIAKVAQGAVTVSALNNSDQIVYQGQSATLTTDLSIKPQTGAVLPQNSYITLQLPEGAKWNFTWSADSTPFVDTNGGTVNGVVYKGVYNSGRSIWFIVNTTVSSEIQLRDLQVIVSPTFPVGDLVVTVGGNAGVSGSVTIAQVKAPFTVTASKPEIKPVGGKQAAGNIVITEAAAGVLKVGKNITLSLPYGVSFNGTPTATVKSGNIGLGSVDLKDNVVTIPVTTASTTASTIEISGIYYDTDNRAALGDVVVTIGGTINEYNSDPVAKIANAVIVSPTKRVAVFTLGSNVYTVNGTQYTMDVAAYTKDGRTYLPVRYVAYALGVDPANVLWDDATQTVTLIKGTNVVQLTIGSKVLKLNGISINMDVAPELVSGRTMLPFRFIAQALGATVSYDEATQTVTMNLE
- a CDS encoding TolC family protein; protein product: MKLVRKVYKSLEARRVFPLEVPLAEILLAILMFFVGWIGWAGVSYGDEAVPETLSLEDAVHLALLSSKEVQVARETVELKKTIKDETWDKYNAVLIRTHIPGTDMYVSLPTGQDPTGMVFKTDYDWRKAERDYEVKVASVVASVYQKYSAAVLAQKQVEVAKLNVALKERELADAEARFKVGAESALVVAQKRASLASARSELAQAEGRLNKAYADLVELVGLPRGSKPALVSQVDFAPLKVEDLDKEIETIIEASPQVWTAQETVKLQKNTYGMVNSYDVDKINLKLAEIGVDITRQQLYLALLQLYNNVKALEENYEALQQSLTTAQEGLRIARLKYELGMATRAEVLSAEASVVSLLTQLENVKWQHAMAVRAFYEPWAWSGGGIGGASSTSGQGGGS